The Deltaproteobacteria bacterium sequence TCTCAATCCCCTCGAGCCGGGGCAATGCATTGGATCCCGTCGCTCTGGTCGAAATGATCCTGGCCGATCCGTCTCAATCCCCTCGAGCCGGGGCAATGCATTGGATCCTTAGCCTGGGAGGGCTTGCCTGGCAAGGGTTTCCGGACCGTTTTTCTCCGACCCCCCTTGAAAATGGGCTTCGGGAATTTCCAAGACTGCGAAAATTGGGGCCACATTGCCGTAACAATTGAAAATCGTGTGATATCTTCAATTCTCTTATCCCAATCTGATGATCTACGTAATTTCAATATATTATGCAGAAAACGGGAAATGATCCAAAGGTCGGAGAACAGCACGGCCAACAATTCAAAAATATCCGCATTTTCCGCTCATTGGCTTCTCTCCCTGGCCGGTCCACTCCACCTTGTCCAGGCAGGCCTTGCAAATCGGATAGTAGCGGATCGAGTCCTCTGTCTGGTCGATATGGCGTTCCACATCGTCCATGAGCTTCAGAAGCCGGCGCTCGTCCAGATCCGGGCATTCGAAGACCGATTTCTGAACTCGGACTCCCAAACCTTTGAGGATCTTCTCGACCTTGGTCCGCTTGCGGTCGTCCACGATATCGTAGCACACGAGCCAGAACATCACCGCACCCCCGGCCAGGGATAGGGTGTGTAGGCCTCGGCCTCGCCCATGACAAAGGCCAGGAAGAGCCGGGCCTGCTCCAG is a genomic window containing:
- the cas2 gene encoding CRISPR-associated endonuclease Cas2, yielding MFWLVCYDIVDDRKRTKVEKILKGLGVRVQKSVFECPDLDERRLLKLMDDVERHIDQTEDSIRYYPICKACLDKVEWTGQGEKPMSGKCGYF